The following coding sequences lie in one Halorarum halophilum genomic window:
- the eif1A gene encoding translation initiation factor eIF-1A yields MSDDDSGGRTDLRMPEDDEVFAEVTDMLGANRVAVRCADGTERTARIPGRMQKRIWIREGDVVLVEPWDWQDEKGDVTWRYEKAEADQLREEGHIQ; encoded by the coding sequence ATGAGCGACGACGACTCCGGCGGGCGCACGGACCTCCGGATGCCCGAGGACGACGAGGTGTTCGCCGAGGTGACGGACATGCTCGGCGCCAACCGCGTGGCGGTGCGCTGTGCCGACGGCACGGAGCGGACCGCGCGCATCCCCGGCCGGATGCAGAAGCGCATCTGGATCAGGGAGGGCGACGTCGTGCTCGTGGAGCCGTGGGACTGGCAGGACGAGAAGGGCGACGTGACCTGGCGCTACGAGAAGGCCGAGGCCGACCAGCTGCGCGAGGAAGGCCATATCCAGTAG
- the rio1 gene encoding serine/threonine-protein kinase Rio1: protein MTGEFGLVDPEEADTPGDEWESLDVSDDEADRIARRQDAAFNEFRIRVKDTEQFKVEASVFDDATLAAVYKLVQDGHIGAFGGPVSTGKEANVYEALGHDDEELAVKVYRINTSNFRHMREYLQGDPRFEGIGSDKKKVVLAWVRKEYANLLRAKAAGVRVPDPIAVQRNVLVMDLVGHADDRARRLSEVDVENPETAYEVVREYMRRLYSAGLVHGDLSEYNMIIHEGELFVIDLGQAVTVHHPNAREFLERDCENVAAFFSRQGMAVTGEELQEYVTAPEPEPSADLE, encoded by the coding sequence ATGACAGGTGAGTTCGGACTCGTCGACCCCGAGGAAGCCGACACGCCGGGCGACGAGTGGGAGTCGCTCGACGTCTCGGACGACGAGGCCGACCGCATCGCGCGCCGGCAGGACGCGGCGTTCAACGAGTTCCGGATCCGGGTAAAGGATACGGAGCAGTTCAAGGTCGAGGCGTCGGTGTTCGACGACGCGACGCTCGCGGCCGTGTACAAGCTGGTGCAGGACGGCCACATCGGCGCGTTCGGCGGCCCCGTCTCGACGGGCAAGGAGGCGAACGTGTACGAGGCGCTCGGGCACGACGACGAGGAGCTCGCGGTGAAGGTGTACCGCATCAACACCTCGAACTTCCGGCACATGCGCGAGTACCTCCAGGGCGACCCGCGCTTCGAGGGCATCGGCTCGGACAAGAAGAAGGTCGTGCTCGCGTGGGTACGCAAGGAGTACGCGAACCTCCTGCGCGCGAAGGCGGCCGGCGTCAGGGTGCCCGACCCCATCGCCGTCCAGCGGAACGTCCTCGTGATGGACCTCGTCGGTCACGCCGACGACCGCGCGCGCCGGCTCTCCGAGGTGGACGTGGAGAACCCGGAGACGGCCTACGAGGTGGTCCGGGAGTACATGCGCCGGCTCTACTCCGCCGGGCTGGTCCACGGCGACCTCTCGGAGTACAACATGATCATCCACGAGGGCGAACTGTTCGTCATCGACCTCGGGCAGGCGGTGACGGTCCACCACCCGAACGCCCGGGAGTTCCTCGAGCGCGACTGCGAGAACGTCGCCGCGTTCTTCTCCCGGCAGGGGATGGCGGTGACCGGCGAGGAACTGCAGGAGTACGTCACCGCGCCCGAACCCGAGCCGTCGGCCGACCTGGAGTAA
- a CDS encoding ORC1-type DNA replication protein: MPGDPEEGMLSWDESVFRDEHVFEIDYVPETFRHRESQLESLKYALRPAARGSRPLNTVVRGPPGTGKTTAVQKLFGELRAQTDVETVRVNCQVDSTRYAVFSRVFEGLFDYEPPSSGISFKKLFGQITDRLVEQDDVLVVALDDVNYLFYENEASDTLYSLLRAHEAHSGAKIGVICVSSDLSLDVMDDLDSRVQSVFRPEEVYFPTYDTNEIVDILRERAKRGFHDGVLGSQELDRVAELTAESGDLRVGIDLLRRAGLNAEMRASRTISTEDVEEAYDKSKYVHLSRSLRGLSESERALVEVLATHDGEQAGAVYEAFHERTDLGYTRYSEIIKKLEQLGILETEYAEVEGRGRSRSLSLAYEPDAVLDRLE, encoded by the coding sequence ATGCCCGGTGACCCCGAAGAGGGGATGCTCTCGTGGGACGAATCCGTGTTCAGGGACGAGCACGTCTTCGAGATCGACTACGTCCCGGAGACGTTCCGTCACCGCGAGAGCCAGCTGGAGTCGCTGAAGTACGCGCTCCGGCCCGCGGCGCGGGGCTCGCGGCCGCTCAACACGGTCGTGCGCGGCCCGCCCGGCACCGGGAAGACGACCGCGGTCCAGAAGCTGTTCGGCGAGCTGCGCGCCCAGACCGACGTCGAGACGGTCCGGGTGAACTGCCAGGTCGACTCGACGCGGTACGCGGTGTTCTCGCGCGTGTTCGAGGGACTGTTCGACTACGAGCCGCCGTCCTCGGGCATCTCGTTCAAGAAGCTGTTCGGCCAGATCACCGACCGGCTGGTCGAACAGGACGACGTGCTCGTCGTCGCGCTCGACGACGTGAACTACCTGTTCTACGAGAACGAGGCCTCGGACACGCTGTACTCGCTGCTGCGGGCCCACGAGGCCCACTCGGGCGCGAAGATCGGCGTCATCTGCGTCTCCTCGGACCTCTCGCTCGACGTGATGGACGACCTCGACTCCCGCGTCCAGTCGGTGTTCCGTCCCGAGGAGGTGTACTTCCCCACCTACGACACGAACGAGATCGTCGACATCCTCCGCGAGCGCGCCAAGCGCGGCTTCCACGACGGCGTGCTCGGGAGCCAGGAACTCGACCGCGTCGCGGAGCTGACGGCGGAGTCGGGCGACCTCCGTGTCGGCATCGACCTGCTCCGCCGCGCCGGGCTGAACGCCGAGATGCGCGCCTCGCGCACCATCTCGACGGAGGACGTGGAGGAGGCGTACGACAAGTCGAAGTACGTCCACCTGTCGCGCTCGCTCCGGGGGCTCTCGGAGTCCGAGCGCGCGCTGGTGGAGGTGCTGGCGACCCACGACGGCGAGCAGGCGGGCGCGGTGTACGAGGCGTTCCACGAGCGGACGGACCTGGGATACACGCGCTACTCGGAGATCATCAAGAAGCTGGAGCAGCTCGGCATCCTCGAGACGGAGTACGCCGAGGTCGAGGGACGCGGACGGTCGCGCTCGCTCTCGCTGGCGTACGAGCCGGACGCGGTGCTGGACCGGCTAGAGTAG
- a CDS encoding DUF7470 family protein has product MLDKLGTVGLVGLLLLVVGIALVAYADLVVAAGIALVIVGTGLVVKGLASGLMRQFGFA; this is encoded by the coding sequence ATGCTCGACAAACTCGGTACGGTCGGACTGGTCGGCCTCCTGCTGCTGGTCGTCGGTATCGCGCTCGTCGCCTACGCCGACCTCGTCGTCGCGGCGGGAATCGCGCTGGTGATCGTGGGGACCGGCCTCGTCGTGAAGGGCCTCGCGAGCGGCCTGATGCGGCAGTTCGGCTTCGCGTAG
- a CDS encoding helix-hairpin-helix domain-containing protein, with amino-acid sequence MEFTSIPGVGEKTADALADLDDPEAALSAGDVAAIARAPGITEGRAAAVARGAIRRRHDDPGGWTATDRADEVYADALGLLQERAVTDYARKRLRTLYPSAVQSRIDEVRAWAREAVEREPNSEVLDALSGVEPFAEPRGLRVRERALATADAERFAEAEAAFPELSVEVVEDARDLAELARSYSTVIALDEAFAGIDVEGDVRVVPDPEDNVEEVAPERLLAFFAQNRGRLEAAAAVHEAADMDPVCDLAALRDALSRLDEDGTVVGDDELRRLSNAVDDLDATAGTAGSVANDHLRDAIREQDVTIQGQDFLSLVEQGARVDKLLSRELADEYDEALARAREHFVDALGLDSGETEYAERIFAGDPTFPVEHNEEPLNRLRTELKTARDRRASRLKADLASDLADLREDADDLVRDALELDVELAVSRFARDFDCVFPEFAGGAAGAGEAVGADETAGADGAVSGGGGAAGFAIEAGRSPLLDVDFADVDPVDYEVSGVTLLSGVNSGGKTSTLDLVALVVTLAHMGLPVPADSVRLQRFSELHYYAKSQGTLDAGAFESTLRDFGDLVEGATGRLVLVDELESITEPGASAKIIAGILEALSGQGTTAVFVSHLAREIRAAADFDVAVDGIEAVGLEDGELVVNRSPRKDHLARSTPELIVEKLAGEAREASDGRGAGDGDGDANRGGSAGFYDGLLEKF; translated from the coding sequence ATGGAGTTCACGTCGATTCCGGGGGTGGGCGAGAAGACGGCCGACGCGCTCGCCGACCTGGACGACCCGGAAGCGGCCCTCAGCGCGGGCGACGTGGCGGCGATCGCCCGCGCGCCGGGGATCACCGAGGGTCGGGCGGCCGCCGTCGCGCGCGGCGCCATCCGCCGCCGCCACGACGACCCCGGCGGCTGGACCGCGACCGACCGCGCCGACGAGGTGTACGCCGACGCGCTGGGCCTCCTCCAGGAGCGCGCCGTCACCGACTACGCCAGAAAGCGGCTCCGCACGCTCTACCCCTCTGCCGTCCAGTCACGCATCGACGAGGTGCGCGCGTGGGCCCGGGAGGCCGTCGAGCGGGAGCCGAACTCGGAAGTACTCGACGCGCTCTCGGGCGTCGAACCCTTCGCGGAACCGCGCGGGCTCCGGGTTCGCGAACGGGCGCTCGCGACCGCAGACGCCGAGCGGTTCGCCGAGGCCGAGGCCGCCTTCCCCGAGCTCTCGGTCGAGGTCGTCGAGGACGCCCGCGACCTGGCGGAGCTCGCGCGGTCGTACTCGACCGTGATCGCGCTCGACGAGGCGTTCGCCGGCATCGACGTGGAGGGCGACGTCCGGGTCGTTCCCGACCCCGAGGACAACGTCGAGGAGGTCGCCCCCGAGCGCCTGCTCGCGTTCTTCGCGCAGAATCGCGGACGGCTGGAGGCCGCCGCGGCGGTCCACGAGGCCGCGGACATGGACCCCGTCTGCGACCTCGCGGCCCTCCGCGACGCGCTCTCGCGGCTGGACGAGGACGGCACCGTCGTCGGCGACGACGAACTCCGGCGGCTCTCGAACGCGGTGGACGACCTCGACGCGACGGCCGGCACCGCCGGGTCGGTCGCGAACGACCACCTCCGGGACGCCATCCGCGAGCAGGACGTGACCATCCAGGGCCAGGACTTCCTCTCGCTGGTCGAGCAGGGCGCCCGCGTCGACAAACTGCTCTCCCGGGAACTCGCGGACGAGTACGACGAGGCGCTGGCGCGGGCCCGCGAGCACTTCGTCGACGCGCTCGGGCTCGACTCGGGCGAGACCGAGTACGCGGAACGGATCTTCGCGGGCGACCCCACCTTCCCGGTCGAGCACAACGAGGAGCCCCTGAACCGCCTGCGGACCGAACTCAAGACCGCGCGGGACCGCCGCGCCTCGCGGCTGAAGGCCGACCTCGCGTCGGACCTTGCCGACCTGCGCGAGGACGCCGACGACCTCGTGCGCGACGCGCTCGAACTCGACGTCGAACTCGCCGTCTCGCGGTTCGCCCGCGACTTCGACTGCGTGTTCCCCGAGTTCGCGGGCGGGGCGGCGGGTGCGGGCGAGGCGGTGGGCGCGGACGAGACAGCGGGCGCGGACGGGGCGGTGAGCGGGGGCGGCGGAGCCGCCGGGTTCGCCATCGAGGCGGGGCGCTCCCCGCTGCTCGACGTCGACTTCGCGGACGTGGACCCCGTCGACTACGAGGTGTCGGGCGTGACGCTGCTCTCGGGGGTGAACTCCGGCGGGAAGACCTCGACGCTCGACCTCGTCGCGCTCGTCGTCACGCTGGCGCACATGGGGCTGCCGGTCCCGGCCGACTCCGTGCGCCTCCAGCGCTTCTCGGAGCTCCACTACTACGCGAAGTCGCAGGGGACGCTCGACGCGGGCGCGTTCGAGTCGACGTTGCGGGACTTCGGCGACCTCGTCGAGGGCGCGACCGGCCGACTGGTCCTCGTCGACGAACTGGAGTCCATCACCGAACCGGGCGCCTCGGCGAAGATCATCGCCGGCATCCTCGAGGCGCTCTCCGGCCAGGGCACGACGGCGGTGTTCGTCTCCCACCTCGCGCGGGAGATCCGCGCGGCGGCGGACTTCGACGTGGCCGTGGACGGCATCGAGGCCGTCGGGCTGGAGGACGGCGAACTGGTGGTGAACCGCTCGCCGCGGAAGGACCACCTCGCGCGCTCGACGCCGGAGCTGATCGTGGAGAAACTGGCCGGTGAGGCGCGGGAGGCGTCGGACGGTCGAGGGGCGGGGGACGGAGATGGGGACGCGAATCGTGGCGGGTCGGCGGGGTTCTACGACGGGCTGCTGGAGAAGTTCTAG
- the thsA gene encoding thermosome subunit alpha produces the protein MIVLSEDSQRTSGKDAQSMNITAGKAVAESVRTTLGPKGMDKMLVDSSGGVVVTNDGVTILKEMDIDHPAANMIVEVSETQEDEVGDGTTTAVVIAGELLDQAEELIDSDVHATTIAQGYRQASQKASELLEEKAIDVSAEDRETLEQIAATAMTGKGAESARDTLAKLVVDAVLAVRDEDGVDTDNVSVETVVGGAIGNSELVEGVIVDKERVDDNMPYLVEDANVALYDGALEVKETEIDAEVNVTDPDQLQQFLDQEEKQLREMVDQLVDVGADVVFVGDGIDDMAQHYLAQEGILAVRRAKDSDMKRLARATGGRVVANLDDIEEGDLGFAGSVGQKDIGGDERIFVEDVEDAKSVTLILRGGTEHVVDEVERAIEDSLGVVRTTLLDGQVLPGGGAPETELALELRDFADSVGGREQLAVEAFADALEVIPRTLAENAGLDPIDSLVDLRAKHDGGQFDAGLDAYTGDVVAMEEDGVVEPLRVKTQAIESATEAAVMLLRIDDVIAAGDLKGGGSDDGGDEEMPPGGGGMGGMGGMGGMGGAM, from the coding sequence ATGATCGTACTCTCGGAGGACAGCCAGCGGACGTCCGGAAAGGACGCGCAGTCGATGAACATCACGGCCGGCAAGGCCGTCGCCGAGTCCGTCCGGACGACGCTCGGCCCGAAAGGGATGGACAAGATGCTCGTGGACTCCTCGGGCGGTGTCGTCGTCACGAACGACGGCGTGACCATCCTGAAGGAGATGGACATCGACCACCCCGCAGCGAACATGATCGTCGAGGTGTCCGAGACCCAGGAGGACGAGGTCGGCGACGGCACCACGACGGCCGTGGTCATCGCGGGCGAACTCCTCGACCAGGCCGAGGAGCTCATCGACTCGGACGTCCACGCGACCACCATCGCGCAGGGGTACCGACAGGCCTCCCAGAAGGCCAGCGAACTCCTCGAGGAGAAGGCGATCGACGTCTCCGCGGAGGACCGCGAGACGCTCGAACAGATCGCCGCCACGGCGATGACGGGCAAGGGCGCCGAGTCCGCCCGCGACACGCTCGCGAAGCTCGTCGTCGACGCCGTGCTCGCCGTCCGCGACGAGGACGGCGTGGACACCGACAACGTCTCCGTCGAGACGGTCGTCGGCGGCGCCATCGGCAACTCGGAGCTCGTCGAGGGCGTCATCGTCGACAAGGAGCGCGTCGACGACAACATGCCCTACCTCGTCGAGGACGCCAACGTCGCGCTGTACGACGGCGCCCTCGAGGTGAAGGAGACGGAGATCGACGCCGAGGTCAACGTCACCGACCCCGACCAGCTCCAGCAGTTCCTCGATCAGGAGGAGAAGCAGCTCCGCGAGATGGTCGACCAGCTCGTCGACGTCGGCGCCGACGTCGTGTTCGTCGGTGACGGCATCGACGACATGGCCCAGCACTACCTCGCCCAGGAGGGCATCCTGGCGGTCCGCCGCGCGAAGGACTCCGACATGAAGCGGCTCGCCCGCGCGACCGGCGGCCGCGTCGTCGCCAACCTCGACGACATCGAGGAGGGCGACCTCGGCTTCGCCGGCTCCGTCGGCCAGAAGGACATCGGCGGCGACGAGCGCATCTTCGTCGAGGACGTCGAGGACGCCAAGTCCGTCACGCTCATCCTCCGCGGCGGCACCGAGCACGTCGTCGACGAGGTCGAGCGCGCCATCGAGGACTCGCTCGGCGTGGTCCGCACGACGCTCCTCGACGGGCAGGTCCTGCCGGGCGGCGGTGCCCCCGAGACCGAGCTCGCACTCGAACTCCGCGACTTCGCCGACTCGGTCGGCGGCCGCGAGCAGCTCGCCGTCGAGGCGTTCGCCGACGCGCTGGAGGTCATCCCGCGCACGCTCGCCGAGAACGCCGGCCTCGACCCGATCGACTCGCTGGTTGACCTGCGCGCGAAGCACGACGGCGGTCAGTTCGACGCCGGCCTCGACGCCTACACCGGCGACGTGGTCGCCATGGAGGAGGACGGCGTCGTCGAGCCCCTCCGCGTGAAGACGCAGGCCATCGAGTCCGCGACCGAGGCGGCCGTCATGCTCCTCCGCATCGACGACGTCATCGCGGCCGGCGACCTGAAGGGCGGCGGCTCCGACGACGGCGGCGACGAGGAGATGCCGCCGGGCGGCGGCGGCATGGGCGGCATGGGCGGCATGGGCGGCATGGGCGGCGCGATGTAA
- a CDS encoding DUF7344 domain-containing protein: MSDAPSEEFSSGLNRGGGHQRRPQIVEDGGAEIDRFFDALGDTRRRLVLLHLNHHDNDDLEHIVESIAKYEGVEPSDEEVGRIRVDLYHRQLPKLADHGLISFDTRTNEICLEPVPEAVERILDLTRDLEGLDDR, encoded by the coding sequence ATGTCTGACGCTCCTTCCGAGGAGTTCTCTAGCGGACTAAACCGCGGGGGAGGTCACCAACGCCGTCCGCAGATAGTGGAGGACGGCGGGGCCGAGATAGACCGGTTCTTCGACGCGCTCGGGGATACGCGTCGTCGCCTCGTCCTCCTTCACCTCAACCACCACGACAACGACGATCTCGAACACATCGTGGAGTCCATCGCGAAGTACGAGGGGGTCGAACCCAGCGACGAGGAGGTCGGACGAATCCGCGTCGACCTGTACCATCGCCAACTTCCGAAGTTAGCGGACCACGGGCTGATCTCGTTCGACACCCGGACGAACGAGATCTGCCTCGAACCCGTGCCGGAGGCAGTCGAGCGGATCCTGGATCTCACGCGGGACCTCGAGGGGCTGGACGACCGTTAA
- a CDS encoding tyrosine--tRNA ligase, which produces MDAYERITRNVSEVVTEEEVRALAEDPEGRRAYVGYEPSGVLHIGHMLTANKLIDLQEAGFEIVVLLADVHAYLNDKGTFEEIRETAERMKAQFVAYGLEEEHTEFVLGSEFQLDEDYALDLHQLELSTTLNRAQRAMAEIQGGDTAKVSHVVYPLMQALDVEYLDLDLAVGGMDQRKVHMLHREVVPDLGYDARPCLHTPIIANLDDGVGKMSSSTGVTISMEDSTESIEEKVNAAYCPPTRDPDPDGEGNERRNPVLEIFQHHVFPRFETVVVERPEQYGGDLEYDDYEALAADLESGELHPADAKGALARYLDELVAPGRAVLAEYDE; this is translated from the coding sequence ATGGACGCCTACGAGCGGATCACCCGGAACGTCTCCGAGGTGGTCACCGAGGAGGAGGTGCGGGCGCTGGCCGAGGACCCCGAGGGCAGGCGGGCGTACGTCGGCTACGAGCCGTCCGGCGTCCTCCACATCGGGCACATGCTCACCGCGAACAAGCTCATCGACCTCCAGGAGGCGGGGTTCGAGATCGTCGTCCTGCTCGCGGACGTGCACGCCTACCTCAACGACAAGGGCACCTTCGAGGAGATCCGCGAGACGGCCGAGCGGATGAAAGCCCAGTTCGTCGCCTACGGGCTGGAGGAGGAGCACACCGAGTTCGTGCTGGGCTCGGAGTTCCAGCTCGACGAGGACTACGCGCTCGACCTCCACCAGCTCGAGCTCTCGACCACGCTCAACCGCGCCCAGCGGGCGATGGCCGAGATCCAGGGCGGCGACACCGCGAAGGTGAGCCACGTCGTCTACCCCCTGATGCAGGCGCTCGACGTCGAGTACCTCGACCTCGACCTGGCCGTGGGCGGGATGGACCAGCGGAAGGTGCACATGCTCCACCGCGAGGTCGTCCCCGACCTCGGCTACGACGCCCGGCCGTGCCTGCACACGCCGATCATCGCCAACCTCGACGACGGCGTCGGGAAGATGTCCTCCTCGACGGGCGTCACCATCTCGATGGAGGACTCGACCGAGTCGATCGAGGAGAAGGTCAACGCGGCCTACTGCCCGCCGACGCGCGACCCCGACCCCGACGGGGAGGGGAACGAGCGACGCAACCCCGTCCTGGAGATCTTCCAGCACCACGTGTTCCCGCGCTTCGAGACGGTCGTCGTCGAGCGCCCCGAGCAGTACGGCGGCGACCTCGAGTACGACGACTACGAGGCCCTCGCGGCGGACCTCGAGTCCGGCGAACTCCACCCCGCGGACGCGAAGGGCGCGCTCGCCCGGTACCTCGACGAACTCGTGGCGCCCGGCCGCGCGGTGCTCGCCGAGTACGACGAGTAG
- a CDS encoding KH domain-containing protein gives MSTQHVKVPQDRIGAVIGEGGETMREIEDRAEVRLDIDSESGSVAIDAVGDPVTGMVAPDIVRAIGRGFTPESALSLLDHDLRRFDLVDLAAKTRNKNDLQRQKGRLIGENGRTRQLMEELSGAEVVIKGSTLGVIGQPEEVEAVRRATGMILDGAPHGAVYSFLERKHNELHGVPDLSPEPEETR, from the coding sequence ATGAGCACCCAACACGTGAAGGTCCCGCAGGACCGCATCGGCGCGGTCATCGGCGAGGGGGGTGAGACGATGCGCGAGATCGAGGACCGCGCGGAGGTGCGCCTCGACATCGACTCGGAGTCCGGGTCCGTCGCCATCGACGCCGTGGGCGACCCCGTCACGGGCATGGTCGCGCCGGACATCGTCCGGGCGATCGGCCGGGGCTTCACCCCCGAGTCGGCGCTCTCGCTGCTCGATCACGACCTCCGCCGGTTCGACCTCGTCGACCTCGCCGCGAAGACCCGCAACAAGAACGACCTCCAGCGGCAGAAGGGACGACTCATCGGCGAGAACGGCCGCACCCGGCAGCTGATGGAGGAGCTCTCCGGCGCGGAGGTCGTCATCAAGGGATCGACGCTCGGCGTCATCGGTCAGCCCGAGGAGGTCGAGGCGGTCCGCCGCGCGACCGGGATGATCCTCGACGGCGCCCCGCACGGCGCCGTCTACTCGTTCCTCGAGCGCAAGCACAACGAGCTCCACGGCGTTCCGGACCTGTCGCCGGAACCCGAGGAGACACGGTAA